One Vitis vinifera cultivar Pinot Noir 40024 chromosome 8, ASM3070453v1 genomic window carries:
- the LOC100246161 gene encoding RING-H2 finger protein ATL70 translates to MNGTADSGGFLGSNNIGGLGYGIGVSVGILLLITTITLASYFCTRPQQVPAAAYGGGGGLREQQPVVEEFVVDVGLDEATILSYPKMVYSEAKLQHKDSTAACCSICLADYKGSDMLRLLPDCGHLFHLKCVDPWLRLHPTCPVCRTSPMPTPLSTPLAEVVPLATRRD, encoded by the coding sequence ATGAATGGGACAGCGGACTCCGGTGGCTTTCTGGGGTCCAACAACATTGGTGGCTTGGGATATGGGATCGGAGTATCTGTGGGGATACTCTTACTCATCACCACCATCACCTTGGCCTCATACTTCTGCACCCGCCCCCAGCAGGTGCCTGCTGCCGCctatggtggtggtggtggtctACGTGAACAACAGCCTGTGGTGGAAGAGTTTGTGGTGGATGTGGGGCTTGATGAAGCCACCATCTTGAGCTACCCCAAGATGGTGTACTCTGAAGCTAAGCTGCAGCACAAGGACTCAACAGCGGCCTGCTGCTCCATTTGCTTGGCGGATTACAAAGGCAGTGACATGCTCAGGCTGTTGCCTGACTGTGGACACCTCTTCCACCTCAAGTGTGTCGATCCATGGCTGAGGCTGCACCCAACCTGCCCCGTTTGCAGAACATCTCCCATGCCAACTCCCCTGTCTACTCCACTGGCTGAGGTGGTGCCCCTGGCAACCAGGAGAGATTGA